One region of Strigops habroptila isolate Jane chromosome 11, bStrHab1.2.pri, whole genome shotgun sequence genomic DNA includes:
- the GP9 gene encoding platelet glycoprotein IX isoform X2 codes for MNKAEFITAAGFAVSLLFHMTQAEACPASCDCKSLGDMKGLQIDCSSRKLTAVPALPGGTKRLYLQNNSLTSVPPGTLDSLRSLEEVETSDNPWNCDCHILYLKLWLEDVSEPSLAKVRCATPAPVRMKPLRQLTGNELGSCKRLLPIKCLEFFWRDLILIAGAIITLILAAWALKFSKKLVCQINLCQSTPRG; via the coding sequence ATGAACAAGGCAGAATTCATCACTGCTGCAGGCTTTGCTGTATCATTGCTGTTCCACATGACCCAGGCCGAAGCCTGTCCTGCCTCCTGTGACTGCAAGTCGCTGGGAGACATGAAGGGTTTGCAGATCGACTGCAGCTCAAGGAAGCTGACGGCAGTGCCCGCCTTGCCTGGTGGCACCAAGAGGCTTTATCTCCAGAACAACAGCCTGACCTCGGTTCCTCCCGGCACCCTGGACAGCTTGCGCAGCCTGGAGGAAGTGGAAACCTCTGACAATCCTTGGAACTGTGACTGTCACATTCTGTACCTCAAACTCTGGTTAGAGGACGTCTCTGAACCCTCTCTTGCAAAAGTCAGATGCGCAACCCCAGCTCCTGTGAGGATGAAGCCCTTGAGGCAGCTGACTGGGAACGAGCTGGGGAGTTGCAAGAGGCTCCTCCCTATCAAGTGTCTGGAGTTCTTTTGGCGAGACCTCATTTTAATTGCTGGAGCAATAATCACACTTATTTTAGCAGCGTGGGCCCTGAAATTCTCCAAAAAGCTGGTCTGCCAAATAAACCTGTGCCAGTCTACCCCTCGGGGCTGA
- the GP9 gene encoding platelet glycoprotein IX isoform X1, whose amino-acid sequence MNKAEFITAAGFAVSLLFHMTQAEACPASCDCKSLGDMKGLQIDCSSRKLTAVPALPGGTKRLYLQNNSLTSVPPGTLDSLRSLEEVETSDNPWNCDCHILYLKLWLEDVSEPSLAKVRCATPAPVRMKPLRQLTGNELGSCKRLLPIKCLEFFWRDLILIAGAIITLILAAWALKFSKKLVCQINLCQSTPRAGHCH is encoded by the exons ATGAACAAGGCAGAATTCATCACTGCTGCAGGCTTTGCTGTATCATTGCTGTTCCACATGACCCAGGCCGAAGCCTGTCCTGCCTCCTGTGACTGCAAGTCGCTGGGAGACATGAAGGGTTTGCAGATCGACTGCAGCTCAAGGAAGCTGACGGCAGTGCCCGCCTTGCCTGGTGGCACCAAGAGGCTTTATCTCCAGAACAACAGCCTGACCTCGGTTCCTCCCGGCACCCTGGACAGCTTGCGCAGCCTGGAGGAAGTGGAAACCTCTGACAATCCTTGGAACTGTGACTGTCACATTCTGTACCTCAAACTCTGGTTAGAGGACGTCTCTGAACCCTCTCTTGCAAAAGTCAGATGCGCAACCCCAGCTCCTGTGAGGATGAAGCCCTTGAGGCAGCTGACTGGGAACGAGCTGGGGAGTTGCAAGAGGCTCCTCCCTATCAAGTGTCTGGAGTTCTTTTGGCGAGACCTCATTTTAATTGCTGGAGCAATAATCACACTTATTTTAGCAGCGTGGGCCCTGAAATTCTCCAAAAAGCTGGTCTGCCAAATAAACCTGTGCCAGTCTACCCCTCGGG CTGGTCACTGCCACTAG